The DNA sequence GATGAGTTTTTGCAAACCCTGCGGGGTAAAGTAAAGATTGGCATTGTGGGAGGATCCGACTACTCCAAGATAGCGGAACAGCTCGGGGACAATGGTGAGCACAGTTTGCATGTCTtacctgtgtgtttgtcctttcCTGACCGCAGTCCATGCAGCCATGTTTAACCCCCAAGCCGTCTTTGtttaggagtagtagtagtagtagtagtagtagtagtagtagtagtactagtagtagtagtagtagtagtagtagtagtagtagtggtggtggtggtggaggacaaGAGCTGCAGTCTACAGGGATAAATTGTTTTATTCTGGTTGTGGAGGGTTTAATGAAATCTGGTTGAGGCTTCTCACTTTAAGCCCCAGTGCAGCCTGAGGTTTGGTGTTTTGGTAGCAGGGGATGGCACCAAGCCACCTTCaaagcactgccgaggtaccctggAGCAAGGCACTCTCATccaggggtgtaccctgccaATAcggagctgggataggctctagcacccccccccccccccccccatgaccccaaaagatGCTTCATGCTGTTGATTAGAGCAAGTGTTGGTTTCTGTACATTGCTGTCATATTCTTTAATTGGTTACATGATTGTGTCTCTGTGACGTGCACACAACGTTCAGGGACTCACCCGTTAGGAGAGTAAAATCTCCCGGTCTTGTCCTTTCAGTGATACACAAGTTTGACTACGTGTTTGCCGAGAATGGAACGGTGCAGTACAAAGATGGGAAATTGGTCTCCAAACATGTAAGTGAGCACATTTTACACCAGGTTACATTTGCGAATTCTTTGGAGGGAATGGAGGTGGCTTAAAATCGACCCGCGCGCCATCTTGGTGATGCATTGCTGTGATCCCATCAGGCCATTCAGAACCAGATcggggaggagctgctgcaggacctgaTCAACTTCTGCCTCAGCTACATGGGGCTGATCAAGCTACCAAAGAAAAGGTGAGATGTTGCCTGAAGGCCACAAGCTCAGCCCTGAAGGTGACGCACGGCTTTAACCAACTCTCTCCAAACCCGTAAACGTCCGGCGCTGGTGTCTTCTGCAAAACGCTTCTCTGTTTTCAGAAATAATATGACAAACGTGGACTTTTGTTGGGTTTACCTGCAGGGGGACCTTCATCGAGTTCAGGAATGGAATGCTCAATATTTCTCCCATAGGCCGGAACTGCACAAAGGAGGAACGGATGGAGTTCTCGGAGATAGACAAGGTGAGATTCTTTCCTgcgtgtgcagcagcagagaacacGCGCACACATGTTCATGAGTGAGCTGCCAAAAGCTGCTTCCTGTATTTATGTAAAACAACGATGGAAGGTTATATAAAAGCAGTTATTGAAAACAAAATGCATGTTATTGCGTGGTCATGTAGTAAACGTTGGCTTTGGCGTTTGTTTTGGCTACAGAAAAGGAAGGAACCAATAACATTCATATGGGAGTGTAGCTGAAGATGTTACGAGCAGGCTGCAATAGAACACAGGCTCATGCACGAGTCATTAAACAggcacacaaacagcagcaggcatTCGGACAAGTAAAAATCCAGCTTTCAGGTTGCTGCTTTCTTGTTTAGATTTGCTTATACagtgcaaaaacacaaacagtaaCGTCTAATCCAACTCGATGTATTAAAGATCACCAGggggctgtgatgtcatcagttatATTTTAAGATGTGTTTAAGGGAATCTTTAACTTTGAGTCTCTTGTGTGCCGCTGAACTCTGATGTGCAGTTGAGTTAGTTGTTGTGCTTTAACCAGGTTTTGGCTGCAGTTTTTGTGGTTTTGTCTTAAAATCCAGCTTCAGTTTCAAATGCTCCCAGTCTCCTCTTGGTTCTACCTTTACCAAAGGTCAGCAACAAAAAGAACGTCACGGCTAATCGCATCAGGTTTTGAGTGCATCACTTTGACAGCAGCCATCTATTTTCTAAAGGTTTTTCACCCTTCAATTACTGTCAAACAGGCTTTTTGGCCTCTGCACAGGAAGATATGCAGACAAAAGATGTAACACTTCAGACATACTCCACTTCGTTCATACCTAAAACCCTCTATAGTGTCTGTATGTGACATTCAGCAGCGTAGAAAAGGGACCAGCTTGAAGCTCGAGGTAGATAAGCGTGCACAAGTTGGACATGTGATaacaaagctgctgttgttctccacagagagagaaaatcaagGAGAAATTTGTTGCTGCCCTGAAGGAGAAGTTTGCTGGAAAGGGTCTGCAGTTCACTAAAGGTGAGAACATTTAGTccctttagctttaaaaagaagttTCTAGAGACCAAGTTCAgaccatttaacatttaacatttccagTTATGTTGTATTATTAATTCAGTGAAGTTGATTGACAGCCAGGTTCGACACACTGTCTGCTTGTCCACTGTCTCGTGAACCTCCTAGGTCCTACCTGGACCTAGGAGTCCTTGGTTAACGATTACACAGACGAGCGGGGGTAAATTGACCTGGATGTTTGCGTACGTGCCGTGTGCAGCCAAAGCTTCATTGAGGACCAGACTCCTCCGGATGAGACAAACATCTCAGTTCACATTTACAGGACAATTATTATCCACGCGTCCATTTTCTgtcagctgcttcctgctccaaGGCAGGGTCACAGTGAGAGGTCACCGGTccaatcacaggacacacacgcaacaTTTACAGTCCACACACCAGAATGTGAACAGGAGGTAAAGAATTTTAGTTTATGGGCATTAAAAGAACTTGTTTTTTCATTCGGTCGTGGGACCACAGAGGCGAGAGGGTTTTTGTCTGTGCGACCGAAGCATTAAGTTACCTACTGTATAACCAGAAGAGGTCGTGCGATGGCCTTAACGTGGGGATGGGGGGCAGGTCTGGTCATATAGATCTCCACCATTATGCTGCAGTGGTGTTTGTTTGGGATGGAGGCGTgttgagggtgtgtgagtgaagcCGCCTCCTGATTGGTCAGGGCAATCATTTCATTTCCGCTGGACGGGGGAAGGGCTGCAGACGACGTCAGAAGGCCCCTGCGGTGGACTGTGCCCgagttcaaaggtcacagcagctACAGGTGTTCTCTGAGCCACAATCTCACATTCCTTCCTGGATAAGGCAGGGGAATGAGCACCAAACAGCCCCTCCAGTCACACCTTCTGCTCAGAGTGGAAATGTTTGCCCTGCAGGTCAGAAGCAGGTTATGGAGGAAAACACgtactgggagctctggttgaCACACACTTTATTATAAAACAGATCCATGGATCCACCGACAATAACAAGGGACTCTTTCATCCATCTTCACGCAGGCGGCCTCATCAGTTTTGACATCTTTCCAGAGGGCTGGGACAAGACCCTGtgtctggacctgctggagaggGAAGGACTGAATACGATCTACTTCTTCGGCAACGAGACCTCAGACGTAAGTGAAACGGGTGATTTCAAATCAGCAGTTCGCACACTGACGTCATCAGGCAGACGTGCGTCAGTGGGGCCTTTTACAGAGGCGTGCTGCACTTTTCCTGGTTGTTTGAAAAGGTGACAGGGTCAAGGGAATTTGGGGATTTCTCTGTAAATAtgaaaaaggttttaaatgataaatgataaaaGGCGGTAAAGCAGCAGAATAACATCGAGTGGATGTTTGTGCTTTTGCTGACTGGTTTTGTGATTGTCTCTGAAGGGGGGAAACGACTACGAGATTTTCAATGACCCGCGAACAATCGGTTTCACTGTCTCCAGCCCGAATGACACGGCCAGGCGTTGTCAGGAGCTGTTTTTTAGCACTCCGCCTCGGGAATGCTGATGCCCGGAACGGCTCCAAAGCCCTGCCCTCTCTCCATTTACCCACAAGCCCCCTGAGTTGCTGCTTGTGGGTCTCTGCTGCTACAACAAAAACCAGGTTGTTTTTGAACTACTGAAAGGTGCCACTACTGATTTTCTTGTTATTTatgattttattgtatttttacaCTAAATTCTGACACTTTTTAGctgcaatatttaaaaaatatgacaGTGACAGGCAAGTCAAAAGGTGTGCAATGAACATAAAGGTTTTAAGAGCTTCTACAAACCACTGTAGTAAAGACATTAAATACATTACTCCAAATTAGATAGAACTGTGTTGCACTAATCTCAGCATGATTTAACACCAATTAAGGGAAATGATGGTGAGAAAAATATGGCTCTGGATGTGGTTGCCTCTGTCTTTACAGCCATGAGCCCAAATACTTCTGGATAAATTAACGTATCTGAggtttttttgtgcttttgattTCGCCCAGGTTGCTTCTTTCAACTCCATGAGATGTGTCAGCACGGATTAAATGTTAAAACTATCAACTCAATACATTTAGGAATTGTATTAAGACCACACACTGTGACCAACATCCAGCGTGTTG is a window from the Takifugu rubripes unplaced genomic scaffold, fTakRub1.2, whole genome shotgun sequence genome containing:
- the LOC101074440 gene encoding phosphomannomutase 1 isoform X2 — protein: MEKLNGFSPDRNILCLFDVDGTLTPPREKIDQQLDEFLQTLRGKVKIGIVGGSDYSKIAEQLGDNVIHKFDYVFAENGTVQYKDGKLVSKHAIQNQIGEELLQDLINFCLSYMGLIKLPKKRGTFIEFRNGMLNISPIGRNCTKEERMEFSEIDKREKIKEKFVAALKEKFAGKGLQFTKGGLISFDIFPEGWDKTLCLDLLEREGLNTIYFFGNETSDPE
- the LOC101074440 gene encoding phosphomannomutase 1 isoform X1 codes for the protein MEKLNGFSPDRNILCLFDVDGTLTPPREKIDQQLDEFLQTLRGKVKIGIVGGSDYSKIAEQLGDNVIHKFDYVFAENGTVQYKDGKLVSKHAIQNQIGEELLQDLINFCLSYMGLIKLPKKRGTFIEFRNGMLNISPIGRNCTKEERMEFSEIDKREKIKEKFVAALKEKFAGKGLQFTKGGLISFDIFPEGWDKTLCLDLLEREGLNTIYFFGNETSDGGNDYEIFNDPRTIGFTVSSPNDTARRCQELFFSTPPREC